In Triticum urartu cultivar G1812 chromosome 6, Tu2.1, whole genome shotgun sequence, the following proteins share a genomic window:
- the LOC125512275 gene encoding uncharacterized protein LOC125512275, with protein MPEKPPPLGRRPTAAASWVRSLHCKSMAADDVAALPKKSHLLLRSSCASSGDAQRDVSSCKPKLKSSSKTSSATKKPKAAKPTSVPPSPPPGPLGPLPALTELPAGHSSRQVVEIIFLSSWSPLPPAPAGAAGGAFAGEVEMLFRVHNQARAVARFEDYRAAVRARAGGASRSAADGNEMMRFSPAPPHGCSSSSDSASLRVVRTFDGSGGAHASGRGPETGRRAMFLCRVIAGRVAEGPCSEAAAKEYDSVRGGKGELVVFDRRAVLPCFLIIYKL; from the coding sequence ATGCCGGAGAAGCCTCCGCCGCTCGGGCGCCGTCCGACGGCCGCGGCGAGCTGGGTCCGGTCCCTCCACTGCAAGTCCATGGCGGCTGACGACGTCGCGGCACTGCCAAAGAAGTCGCACCTCCTGCTCCGGTCGAGCTGCGCCAGCTCCGGCGACGCCCAAAGGGACGTCTCCTCGTGCAAGCCCAAGCTCAAGTCGAGCTCGAAGACTAGTTCGGCGACCAAGAAGCCCAAGGCGGCGAAGCCGACGTCCGTGCCGCCGTCGCCTCCtcccggcccgctcggcccgctGCCGGCGCTGACGGAGCTCCCGGCGGGGCACTCCTCGCGGCAGGTGGTCGAGATCATCTTTCTCTCGTCGTGGTCTCCTCTCCCGCCGGCGCCGGCCGGCGCTGCGGGCGGCGCGTTCGCGGGGGAGGTGGAGATGCTGTTCCGCGTCCACAACCAGGCGCGCGCCGTGGCGCGCTTCGAGGACTACCGCGCCGCCGTGCGCGCGCGGGCCGGCGGCGCCTCCCGCAGCGCCGCCGACGGCAACGAGATGATGCGCTTCTCCCCGGCCCCGCCGCACGGGTGCTCCTCCTCCTCGGACAGCGCGTCCCTGCGCGTCGTCCGGACCTTcgacggcagcggcggcgcgcACGCCAGCGGGCGCGGGCCGGAGACCGGCCGGCGGGCCATGTTCCTGTGCAGGGTGATCGCCGGGCGGGTGGCGGAGGGGCCATGCTCCGAGGCCGCCGCCAAGGAGTACGACTCCGTCCGCGGCGGCAAGGGCGAGCTGGTGGTGTTCGACCGGCGGGCCGTGCTCCCATGCTTCCTCATCATCTACAAGCTGTAA